From the Eschrichtius robustus isolate mEscRob2 chromosome 19, mEscRob2.pri, whole genome shotgun sequence genome, the window CCTGAGCACGGTCCTTAGAGCGGGCCAGGGAGCCGCCTCCTGGCCCTGCTGCCCGACTTGCACCTGCTGCTCGCTGACCACCAGCCACGCACCCTTCGGTGTGGCCCGCCGTGGGAGCTCTTTCTCACCTCTGCCCTGTCCCGGTGCCTCCCCCGAGGGCCCTCTCCCACAAGGGCAGCGGTGACTCCGGTTTCTCGGCAGTTCTGCAGCTGCCTGTTCCCTTGGCTCGGGATGTGGAATTCCATCACGTCCCTGGCCCTTGTTCGGGACCCACACCACGGCTGAGATTCCGGATCCCAGGGGCCCAAAAGCTTTCAGGAAACGGCCAGCGCCTGGGAAAGCCGAGCGCCTTCCACTGGACTCCCACCCTCCCACTTCTGgctgcctcctgccctccctgccctggccCTCCTGCCACCACTGCCCAGCTGGTCTCACACTTCCTTGCATTGCTCAGTATGGTTtttcatccctcccaccctcccaggtCCCTGTGAGATCCTCACTGAGCCCCTGGGGGCTCCTctggccccacccacccagcTATTTGGCAGGCAGCCCCAACCCTGGTCAGTTGCTGAGACCCACCCAGAGGCACCCATGCGGAGCCTGCCCCACCCTTGCCGGCATGCGGACACGCAACTCTGCAGGATCCGCAGACCTGGGCCTGTGTCACCTGTGTCCCTAGCTGCAGCCCTGCTAATGCCCTCCTCACATTAGCTTAGGCCGCTGCTCTCCAACGGCAGCTTCCCGATCCAGAGCAATACCCTGATCCCTCCTCTGCTAGGGAAGGAATGCAGAGGAGGAGAAGCCAGAAGGCGAGGCGAGGAAAAGGTCGCCTGGGCCAGGGATGCAGGCACCTCCCTCTGCCTCACAGGAATGGCTCCCGTGGGTTCTGCACCCCCAAACCTGAGGGAGGGGGTGTTGGCATTTAGTTTATTCGTttgttcttcattcattcaacaaacacctcTTGAGCCTCTTCGCTGTGCTCAGCAATTTCCAGGTAGGTGAGGTCCCTGCCCAGGGAACTGCAGATTTTGACATCTCTCTTGTCCAAGGGCCCTTGGACGTGTAAGTGGATTTATCAGCACCCGTGTCCCACGCTTGGGCTGAGCTGTCTCCTGTCATTATCCACGGGTTGTAGCTCCATCATCCTCTCTTAGGCGCTGAGTGTCGTCCCTGGGGATTTCCCTTCTGGGGGCCTCTTATCAGCCCTTCAGCCTCTCTCCTGGGGCTCCAAGAGGCCCTGAGAAGATGGTCTCCTGAGGCCAAGGGGTGTGGGTGTGACGGCCCACCGgagctccttccctgggaaccACTCTGGCCGGCTTTCACCCAAAGGCATTTAGGAGAAGTTGGCCCAGGCTTCAGCCAGGGCCCAACTGGTTCAGTGGCCTCCACacgcccctgccccacccctaccTCCCCACAGGCACTTTGGCATCTGGCCCTGCCCGTTGCATTAGCCCGGAGTCCCCCGGCAGGCCTGTCCACTCTCATTCCCAAGACCTGAAGCCTCTGTCCTCTGAACCACCCAATTATGCAAAACAGGAGGACAGACCGGCCTCCCGACCCCTCTACGCCcctgtggggggttggggggcagaGGGCGGGTTGAGCCACCATCACTCTGTGCCCCCTCACCATCCCTACAGCCTGCAGGAGTGAGCGCCCATGTGGATGCTTCTCACAGGGTCTTAGATTggggaaaaagcaaaaatgagCCCCCATCCCCGCCTCGGCCTGGCTGCCCCTTGGCCTGGACCCCAGGCAGCCGTGGCCGTGGCCCCCTCCTCCCGATTCTTCCCAGCACACCCCTGGCAGCTCCCTTGCTGAAACTCTGCTGAGGCAGAAAAGTGGTAACCTACTATTTCTGGTTCCCACCCTTGGGAGAAGGCAATTTGGAGAAGGGAATTGCAAGCTTGCCTTTGCGGTTGAGCCTGCTGCCCGGGGGCTGGAGTGGCAGGGCCAGTGCAGTCAGTGTCCCAGGCTGCCACCTCCTGTCCGCCAGTGCCGGACCCTGTCCACGGGGCGGCTGAGGTGCAGACGGGACTGGCTGGTACTCGGCCTTCTCAGCGTCACCTCATTGAGGTTTTACCCTCGGGCTGGCACTGGCCGCATTTACAGAGGAAGAGCAGGCGGGGAGGAGCTGTCTGCCATCCCCTGCTCTAGGCAGGCAGCTGTTGGTTGGATTTTTTGGTGCCAGCTGAGGAGGGGGTCTCTGAGCTGCCGCTCCAGGGGTAGCCTGAGGTAACTTTAGGGGTTGGGGGTCCCAGCCACCTTTCCCGGCCAGCGTTTCCCCCTTGGTTCTTTGCAGTACCCTTAACTGTGCTTGCAGGGCTCACTTGAGCTTCTGTCCTGGGGTGTATAATTAGCCAGGCTCCAGGACTAATAGCAGTGTTCCTCCCTTCCTTCAAAGGGCCTGACAGTGGGCCCTGCCTCGCTGCACATGGAAAGCCCTTAGGATAGTGTGGAGCAACAGATGTGTGATAGGACTCCCACCCCGAGGGGGCCTGGCGCCCAAGTGCCAGGGGTCAGGCTCCTGGAAGAGCCCTGACTCagacttccccttccccccactgctGAGGCACGGCTGCAACGCCAGCCTCTTCTCCAGATCACAGCGGTCCGCAGATGGGTGTCCACATTTCCAGCCCTGGTAGGCACAATCCAAATTCTTACCGTCTACCAATAAAGGATACTAAGTTTAGAACCCACAGCTTGAATTGGGATATGTCTCAAGCCCACCAGCCCCACAGTGTCTCCCAGCTCCATCCAGGATCTAGTTGGGCGTAGAGGTTCCTGCAAAGGGCAAGGAAAAAGGTTCTGGAAGTTTCTAGCTTTCATGGCACCATCCTCGGCAAGGCAGGGCGTGGGGTCCACACCCAGTCTCCCTCCCTCTGGCTGGACATCCCTCTGGCACTGTTGACGAAGCACCCCCTGCCCTCCGCCCCACCCCAGGGAAGGAGGCCATGCTGAAGCACCGGGACTATGAGACGGCCACCCTGTCGGACATCAAAGCCCTCATCCGCAAGCACGAGGCCTTCGAGAGCGACCTGGCCGCACACCAGGACCGCGTGGAGCAGATCGCCGCTATCGCCCAGGAGCTCAAGTACGTGTGGGCTCGTGGTCCCCCGTCACCTGCTTCCCCTCCAGCACCCAGCCCAGAGCAGCGGTGGGGCAGTGGTGGAATGGGGCCCCCCAGCCCTTTCCACCCTCTCACCCTCCTTTCAGATGCCAGGGAAGAGCCTTGCAGGATGGTGCCTTTTGCCCACCTTGTCTTTACCCCAGATGAGAAACAGTGGGATCTAGATTCTCCAGCAGAAGGGAGGTCTCTGACCCCTTGTCCTGATTCCTCAGGCTGTTGGGGTCCCTGGGgctccccctcctctgcctgccaCACCAAGGAGACCCCCTGGCCCCCTGATGTGGTGGGCGGCCTAGCCCCCACCGCTCCCACCCGCTGCTCCCTGAGGGAATCTGGCTGCACAGAGAGCCCATTGTTCTGCCCggccccttccctctcctgctcAGAATACACTTATTGTAAGAGCTTCCAGGCAGTCGGTTCtctgccctcccttccccaccccagtcaGATAAACTTGTGCACACAATTAGTacactgagcctccagagccAGTGAAAGGGGGCCTTATTCCACCAGCGCAGCGGCCAGCAGCAAGCAGGGCCCAGGGAGTGGGAGGCCCAGGCCATTACTTCATGGAAAATCCACAGGCCCTGGAGGGCGGCAGGGCTCCCAAAATAGCCGTCTGCTCAAAAATAGGATCCTTGGCTGGATCTGCCCTTTCCACAGACACCCCCTACCCTGTCACAGTCATCCGCAAAGTTCTTGTTCCTGCAAGGCTGGGGCCTAGCGGTGATGCCTGGTGGAGCCCCACGCCGGGCAGGGCTGGCTTCCTCCCTGACTCACGCCCTCCACACTGCCCACCTGCTCTGGGGCCTCCCCATTTGCTCACCCAGAGGCAGAAGTACCACTGGGCCTTCACAGTACCAGGGACACAGCGTCCCCATTGAGCACTTTTGGGGGCACCCCTTGGGGTCCTGCAGCTCCCCTAGGATCGAGCCCCTGTACCTGGCATGCCCAGGCCGAGGAGAGTGAGGTCACAGACGCAGACGTCCACCACCCTCAGGGGTTGTGGGGTGGGACATGGGcaggtccccacccccaccccccattgaCAGGCGAGCTCCTGGAAGCCGGTGGGAAACAGACTTGGAGGAAATCCTAGGCCAGCCCACTTCTCAGGCACTGGGAACAGCCATGTGAAACCCATTACCCTGAGCCGGGAAACAGGCGGTCCCTGAGGCAGCTTTCTGGACAGTAGCCctggaggagaaagggagggctGTTTGGGGTGCTGTCCGTTCCCCCGAAGATGAGTCTGAGTCATTTAATCCCCCAGCGATCCTGTGTTACAGAatgggaactgaggcacagagaggccaaggggcctgcccaaggtcacacagctagggagTGAGATAGGACTGGAGCCTGGGCCGCCTGGTCCCTGTGTGAAGCACAGCCTGGCTCCTCCTCCAGCCCttgcctgctcccctcccccggcccctgtATCCTGCCTGCCCGTCTGGCTCACCAGGCAGGCGACACAATCGTTCCCATGTCGTGTTCCTCCCCATAGTTGTTCCCCCAGCCCTGTACACTGACTCCCTAGGAGCCTGCTGCTAAGCGTATCCAAGTGTGGACCCAGGAGGCAGGAATGCTGGGGCTGAAGAGAGGGAATAAGGGGCAGGGGGCCAGGAACTACGGTGTCAGCTTAGTgtttccaacctcagtcattGCAATAATCATACCCATTCCCTAAtcagctcactttttttttcttgaatatattgtTAGTTGCGTACAATGAGATTGCAGGCtagttgtacatttttttcttaatacccATTAAAGTAAATACACAACCTTTAATGGGTAACTGTTGCTACTTTTACGTACTGGGTGCAAAGGACTGCTCTGGGCAGTTCACATGAGTTCAGTAACTTGGTCTCCATGATAACCCCACCCCCATTTCAGAGGTGAGAAAACCGAGGGATCCAGAGGGAGTTCATTCGCCCAGGGTCACACAAGTTCAAAATCGGAAAGCTGGAATTCACACCTAAGGAACTTGGCTCCAGAGCCTTATGCTGTAACCAGTGTGCCCTGCTAGACtttctttaaatggaaaaagcgatcccggggacttccctggtggtccagtggttaggactctgtgcttccactgctgggggtctgggttcgacccctggttgggcaACTGAGATTTCGCCAGCCTACAGGCATGGTCGAGGGCCACACTCTGGGAGCCCTGCGTCAGCTTACAGTGACAGCAAGCTCTGTTATCCTCTCCCCCCAGTTCCTCCTGCCCCGGGCCAGAGGGGTGATTGATGACTGATGTGCTTAAGTGTTGATATCCCCTGGTACCAGGGCCTGGGACACCTGGGGGCGGGTGGGTCCAGCACACCCTGACTGCCCCTGCTGGGTCTCATCACCCTCTGCCCGGCCCACAGCGAGCTGGATTACTATGACTCCCACAACGTCAACACCCGCTGCCAGAAGATCTGCGACCAGTGGGACGCCCTTGGCTCTCTGACCCACAGtcgcagggaagccctggaggtgAGGAGGGGGCGATGCCACCCGCCGAGGTCTATGCCTCGTTGCCCTCAGAGCAGGGGTCTTCCCCTGACCCCCTGGTGCCCCCGGGCCCCTCCCCACCGTACACGCCTCCTGCTAGCTGACGGACCTCCCTCCTCTGTCCCTGTCCCTCCCAACACGCACCAGAAAACGGAGAAGCAGCTGGAGACCATCGACCAGCTGCACCTGGAGTACGCCAAGCGGGCAGCCCCCTTCAACAACTGGATGGAGAGCGCCATGGAGGACCTCCAGGACATGTTCATTGTCCACACCATCGAGGAGATCGAGGTccgccccttcccctcccaccccgctCGTGGCTCGTGGGGCCTCCACGGGGCCGGGCTGCGCCCTCACCCCTTCTCTTCCCGCCCCCAGGGCCTGATCTCAGCCCACGACCAGTTCAAGTCAACACTGCCGGACGCTGACAGGGAACGGGAGGCCATCCTGGCCATCCACAAGGAGGCCCAGAGGATCGCCGAGAGCAACCACATCAAGCTGTCAGGCAGCAACCCCTACACCACCGTCACCCCCCAGATCATCAACTCCAAGTGGGAGAAGGTAGGCGGCACCCACCCGCCGGCAGGGCCGGGGCAGGACCAGCCAGGCGAGGGGGCCGCCGCCCTGACTGCTCCTGCCTGCGTCCCCTTCCCCAGGTGCAGCAGCTGGTGCCCAAGCGGGACCACGCCCTCCTGGAGGAGCAGAGCAAACAGCAGTCCAACGAGCACCTCCGCCGCCAGTTCGCCAGCCAGGCCAACATCGTGGGGCCCTGGATCCAGACTAAGATGGAGGTGAGGGCGAGTCGCCCCAGCCCTGCTGGGCGCCGGAGAATCTCCGGGCAGAGTTGAGGAAGAGCCCCCACTGAACGGGAGGCTGCTCACCCCTGGTGGGAGGGCCCAGTGCTCCGCGGGGCCGGTGCACTTGGGGGCCTGGTGGATCGGGGACCCAGCTCTCGTGGCCTCATGGGATTAGGAGCACCGATAACATATGCATGGAAATGGCAGCACCATCCAGAGGGAAGCTGTGCCAAGGGGTCAGGTAGAGATGGGTTCGAGTCTCGACTCTCCCCTTGACTTATTATGATCAGGAGTCAGGCACAATTTAACCTCtgtggctcagttttctcatccctaAAAGGATGAGGAAGACCATTATTGCATTCCCTCAACAGACACTTTTGGGCACCGCCCTATGCCAGCCCCATCACAAGCACTGCGGTGCAGCTGTGACCAAGGTGGTCCGAGCTCAGACCCTCGCCGCGCCCTCGCTCTGCCCTCGTGACCCAGCCACGGGAAGGCTTGTAGCCATGCCAACTGCGACTCGGGCCACCACTTACCGAGTGCTCACTGTGTACTGGGCACCCCACTGACCAAAGTGGCCTCACTGAAACTCACGGCAGCCCGAGAGAGGACCGGGCAGGTCGGCCGCGGGGCTCAGTGCCCCCTGCACGGCTTGGTTGCCGTGGGAGGCGAGGCGTGGGGTGCTCGTGCCCAGGAGCACGGGTTCCGAAGTCGCCAGGCCGGGGTTccgatcctggctctgccccttaaTGTGATACGCCGCCCCCTTTGGGCCTCGGTTTCCGCCTCTGCGGAATGGGCCTGTCCCAGTCTTGGGCCTCACAGGGAGTCAAGGGGGGGAAGCAGTGAGGTTAGCCCTGCGGAGCGTTGGTGCGGAAACTGCATCGTGGCTGCTGGTACCCTGGAGGGTGGGCCGGAGGGGACCCCTGGGCAGAGGCCCCGGGCGGGAGGCGCCCTGGCATTGGGGCGGCCGGCGGCCGACCTCCTCCCGGTGGGTGGCTGGTCGTGGCCGAGGGCCCGCCAGTCCCACGCCCCAGTAGCACCGCCCTCTGTGCAGGAGATCGGGCGCATCTCCATCGAGATGAACGGGACTCTGGAGGACCAGCTGAGCCACCTGAAGCAGTACGAGCGCAGCATCGTGGACTACAAGCCGAGCCTGGACCTGCTGGAGCAGCAGCACCAGCTCATCCAGGAGGCGCTCATCTTCGACAACAAGCACACCAACTACACCATGGAGGCGAGCCCTCGcgcgccgcgccccgccccgccccgccccgccgcgccccgccccgcccccgccgcgccccgccccccgccgcgccccgccccgcgccccgccccccgccccgcctgccccgggcTTGGGGGGCGCCCTGTGGCGGCCCACGCAGGGCCCGGCTGCCTTATCCCAACCCCCTGGAGAGCTGGGAGGGCAGGCAGCACCCGCCCCCCAGCGTGGCCTCGGCCCTCTCATCCTCACTTGAGGACGCAGATCCAGCCAGCGTGCGCGGGAATCCCGTGCCCTGGCTCGCTGCCGCCAGGTTGCAGCATCAGGGCTGGTTGCCATCCTATCGGTAGCTTGAAATGGTGCGCGCTGACAGCGCTTATTAGACCGTGCAAGTCGGAAGATACCACCAAATAAAAGGGGGGAAGGGCTGTTTCCCCAGAAAGCTGGTTACACATTGCCCAGCACGTCTCTGCAAAGTTTCCCTGTGGATCCTGGCACAGGTATCAGGACCCAGCCGTCTGCTGCATCCGTCACTGGGACATACGCCCGTGTGACGTGAACCCCGCTGGTTGGCGGAGGCGATAGGCGGGCACCGTGCCTGTGTCCCTGTGCACATGAGCCCCACGGGAGAGTGTGGGGCTGGGTTGGCATTTGGGAGGAAGTTAGGGCGAGCCTGACTCCAGGCCACACACACCCCCGCACAAGGAGAAGCCAGTTCCGAGCCCCCCTCAGCTACAGCTGGCGGTGGTCCCAGCATCCCCACCTGCCGGCCCAGCCCACACTGACGCCCTCATTCCTCCCGCAGCACATCCGCGTGGGCTGGGAGCAGCTGCTCACCACCATCGCCCGCACCATCAACGAGGTCGAGAACCAGATCCTCACCCGCGATGCCAAGGGCATCAGCCAAGAGCAGATGCAGGAGTTCCGGGCGTCCTTCAATCACTTCGACAAGGTGAGCCGCTCCCTCTGCCCCTTGGTGTCTTCCCTCCCCACTGTCACCTCCCACCTTGCCCCCTCCGTCTTTGCATCTGTCCGTTTGTTCACATCACAGTTGCTGAGCATCAGAGGCCACTCACAGGGGGCGGCAGGGCCCCAGCCACTGAAGGGGGTGCAGAGGTGCATCACCTCGACCCACGGCGTGGGCAGCTTCCCTCAGGAAGAGAAAGGGGAGTCCCAAGCCCTGCCCCCCGGGGCTATGCATCCTCGCCCACCTGCCGATGCAACCCTGAACAGACAGGTCCCAGCACACCGGGGATTTGAGACCTGACTCAGGAATCTgatccacacatacacacagtgtcCTTAAAAGTCAGATTTGGTCTGGCAGCCCCTTTAGAGGGGCCCTGAGCACCAGTTTGCCCCGGGCCCTGCCGGGCCTGATGCGTCATCTGCCTGCTTTCTGTGGGTGGCATGTGCTCTGGGCGTTAGGCAGGGGCCCAGCAGGAGCGGGTGCAGTTCCCTTTCTCCCACCCCAAACTCTGGAGGTGAGGAgagctcccctcttccctcccaggaGTCCTGGGACTCAAGCCTCAATCCTGCACCTCTCAGCTCCCACCCCTGCTCTGGCCCAGAGGAGCTGGGAGGAGGCCTCTGACTGCCCTCCAGGCCACCCACGCCCCTCCACCTGCCCCGCCCTGGCCATCACCTTGTCCACGTCACCTCTAACTCTGTGTTTCCCTCCCCCGTGTGTCCCCTTCCCCCGCCGTCTGCATGTGACCCGGGCCCCTCTCCCCGCCTCCGTGCCGGCCTGGTCTCCACACCGCCCCTTGTGCACACCTGCCTTCGGACGCCGCCGGCAGGACCACGGCGGGGCGCTGGGGCCAGAGGAGTTCAAGGCCTGCCTCATCAGCCTGGGCTACGACGTGGAGAATGACCGGCAGGTACGCGCCCCCTGGGCCCAGCGGACTGTGGCATTAActgctcttctctttctctctctccttctctctgtctcccctcccTCTGGCCATCCCACCCCTTGCCATCATGTGTGCCATTTCACGGGCTCTCttgcctcctccctgccctgtcTCTCTCCGGACACCTTCCCCCTTACCTGGTCTCCCGGGGCCGCCTCTGTCTCCCCTGCTCCCTGCCACTGTCCTGTTTCCCCGCTGTGCACACGGGGCGGCCCCTCTTGCCTGCTCTGGGCCCGGTCTCCTCTGCTGTCCCTGCGTCCTCGAGCAGAAGCAGACAGGCAGCATGGACTCCGATGACTTCAGGGCTCTGCTTATCTCCACGGGATACAGCCTGGTACGCCGCCTCTGCCTGCCCTTGCTGCTgcgcctctcctcccctcctccgcccctcccccccccctcctccgcccctccccctcctcctcaccctcctcGCCGCCTCCAGAATGTCCGCGTCCTCGGGGACACTCCTCCACCAGAGCAGCGCGgcctggcctccctcctcctcctctgctgcATCTGCTGGTTGGGGTCCCTCCGATGACTCCCTGAgcctcccacctcctttcctgGAAGTCTCCGGAGAGAGGAGGTCaggcctccagctctctccccttctctttctctttctctctttctttcttcctcgcCCTCCGGAGCTAACTTTCGAGCCAGGGCTGAGGAGCAGTAGACCTGTTAGATCCACTCCCCAACTCCCCACTTCCCAAAAACGCGGGAGGGGAGGCGCAGCGGGTGCACGGCCCAGGtctggggcaggtggggcagcCGGCCGGGGAGCCAAGACCCTTGGAGGCAGGCTGACGACGCCTGTCGTGTGCGCTGGGGTCGGGCCCTGCTCTCCTGACCCGGTTCTAGCCACCGGGCCGGCCCGGCCGCCCTGCCCCGCTGAAAGGCCGCCtgtcccccgcccacccccccctCACAGGGCGATGCCGAGTTCAACCGCATCATGAGCGTGGTTGACCCCAACCACAGCGGCCTCGTGACCTTCCAAGCCTTCATCGACTTCATGTCGAGGGAGACCACCGACACGGACACGGCCGACCAGGTCATCGCCTCCTTCAAGGTCCTGGCCGGGGACAAGGTGAGCAAGACACCTGGGAGGCACCCAGCGGCCGGCGCGGAGGGGCCCTCGCGGCCAGGGCTGGGCGTGAGGGGCCGGGTGGGCCAGCGCCCGTGTCGGGGGTGACCCAGATTCCCGCCCTGCCGCCCCCAGAACTTCATCACAGCCGAGGAGCTGCGGAGAGAGCTGCCCCCCGACCAGGCCGAGTACTGCATCGCCCGCATGGCCCCGTACCAGGGCCCTGATGCCGTGCCCGGGGCCCTCGACTACAAGTCCTTCTCCACAGCCCTGTACGGCGAGAGCGACCTGTGAGGCCCCCACCGGAGAAACCCTGACCAAGCACCCCTCCTCACAGCctccaggaggggctggggggagctCTTCTGCCCCCCTCCCCGCTGCAAGGGCACCCCCTGGCCCCGCTCCTCTGACTCTGTATCTATGCAAAGCACTCTCTTGTCAGTCCTTCCTGGGCgggagtggggtgggcagggaggggctggggcaggctcTCTCCTCTCTCGTTGTCGGTGCGCCAGGAGGGTCTCCCCTCCCCCTGGACGGGGGTGAGGGAGGCTTCCGGGGTCAGCGCTTCTGGTCTGGTAAATATATAtgatgtgttgttttgttttgtttttttaactctgTGGAGGGGACAGTGGATCCTCACAGCAAAACAGGCCCCCTCCAAGCCCTAGAAAGGCCcacccctcaccaccaccccctccccggtCCATTTCTTCTCCCCTGAGGTCCCTTCAAGGCCTCCCACATCCAGGCCAAAGCCCGACGTGCCTTGTCCAGGAACCGCCCGGGCCTGCAATGGGCCCCACAGAGGGTGCCACAGCCGCCCGGCAGGAAAGAGGACCAGCCTGCTCCCTGCTCCCCCGTCCCCTCCCCTCACTTGGCATCGCCAGGATATGAGGGGGTTCAGCTCAGTCCCCCCTCTTCTGCACCAGGAGTGGGGTTGGGCAGACCagcctcccaccctcacccccagccagCCCCCACCTTGCTTTGTCTGGACCTGCGTATCTCTCAGATTTTCTAAGGACCCCCCTCcacccgcaaaaaaaaaaaaaagaaaaaacacacacacacacacacaaaacacaaaaaaaaccacacaaaaatccacaaaaaaaaaaaaaaaaactatgaaaaaaaacCTTTCAGAGAATTACTATTTACTTTATTAACTTACggatttattatataaatatatattcacctaGCAGCATATCTTCGCCGCCTCTTGCTCTCATAATGAAGACATAGCTGatttgctcccctcccccagccccttacTGATTTCTCTGATGTCTGCCGTCGGCGTGGGTCtctggggaccccccccccccgaggtGGAGGGTGGGCTGCTGGCCTAGCTGCCTGTTAGTGGATGGTTTCGCTccaccacctcccccccccccttttttttttgagtttattccgattgattatttttttctcgGTTTCTGGATAAACCACCCTTCTGGGGACAGGATAATAAAACatgtaatatttttaagaagGACTCCTACAGTgtcctctgtttttctctctcttctccacctCTTAGGAGAGCGATGATAGAGCACCTCTTCCCAGAGCGAGGTGGGGCGTGGGGAGTGCCCCGATCCCTGTTCCCATGAGTGTGTGAAAGTAGGAGTGCTGTTGGGGACCCACTccaggccaggcactgttctaagcatgtAACGTGGGCTAACTCGTGCAGCCTGCACGAGAAAGGTGCTGTTACCATGCCCGTTTACCAGAGAGGTGCAGTGACTTGCCCGGTGTCACCCAGCTGGTGAGCGGTGGAGCCAGAAGTCAGCTCCAGGCAGGCTGGCTCCCAAGGCCACGCTCTGAATCACTGCTTAACGTCAGGGCATCAGCCCCCTCCCTGTAGAGGAAACCCTGGTCCGGGCTGGGAGAAGGGAAAGGCAGGGCTCCCAGGCTGAGGTCCTAGGAGGTGGCCACCTCCATCCAGTGGGCGAGAGGAAACAGCAGGCATGAGGCCGGGGACTCCTGACACTCCCGTGCCAcccctccctgcagcccaggCTCACCTGTCTGTGGGTCAGGCAGACGACCCCCTCGCCCCCATCCAGGTGCTGGCTGCAGTGGCCTGTCAGAGGGGCAGGGTGAGCGCCCACCTCCCTGGTCCCCCTACCGTGGAGACGTGCTCCCTCTGTCCCACCAGTGCCACGGATGGCACTCACGGAAGATGGAGATGAGCTGGGCCGTGCAGGACGCGAAGTGCCCGAAGTCCACGCGCAGACGGCTGTCCTGGTAGCGGCTAGTGAGGGCCTGGGTCAGCTGGTTGTTCAGGTGGAAGCCTGGGGGAGGCCAC encodes:
- the ACTN4 gene encoding alpha-actinin-4 isoform X2, producing the protein MVDYHAANQSYQYGPSSGSNGAGGGGSMGDYMAQEDDWDRDLLLDPAWEKQQRKTFTAWCNSHLRKAGTQIENIDEDFRDGLKLMLLLEVISGERLPKPERGKMRVHKINNVNKALDFIASKGVKLVSIGAEEIVDGNAKMTLGMIWTIILRFAIQDISVEETSAKEGLLLWCQRKTAPYKNVNVQNFHISWKDGLAFNALIHRHRPELIEYDKLRKDDPVTNLNNAFEVAEKYLDIPKMLDAEDIVGTLRPDEKAIMTYVSCFYHAFSGAQKAETAANRICKVLAVNQENEHLMEDYERLASDLLEWIRRTIPWLEDRVPQKTIQEMQQKLEDFRDYRRVHKPPKVQEKCQLEINFNTLQTKLRLSNRPAFMPSEGKMVSDINNGWQHLEQAEKGYEEWLLNEIRRLERLDHLAEKFRQKASIHEAWTDGKEAMLKHRDYETATLSDIKALIRKHEAFESDLAAHQDRVEQIAAIAQELNELDYYDSHNVNTRCQKICDQWDALGSLTHSRREALEKTEKQLETIDQLHLEYAKRAAPFNNWMESAMEDLQDMFIVHTIEEIEGLISAHDQFKSTLPDADREREAILAIHKEAQRIAESNHIKLSGSNPYTTVTPQIINSKWEKVQQLVPKRDHALLEEQSKQQSNEHLRRQFASQANIVGPWIQTKMEEIGRISIEMNGTLEDQLSHLKQYERSIVDYKPSLDLLEQQHQLIQEALIFDNKHTNYTMEHIRVGWEQLLTTIARTINEVENQILTRDAKGISQEQMQEFRASFNHFDKDHGGALGPEEFKACLISLGYDVENDRQGDAEFNRIMSVVDPNHSGLVTFQAFIDFMSRETTDTDTADQVIASFKVLAGDKNFITAEELRRELPPDQAEYCIARMAPYQGPDAVPGALDYKSFSTALYGESDL